The Streptomyces sp. NBC_01353 genome contains a region encoding:
- a CDS encoding sugar phosphate isomerase/epimerase family protein — translation MTRPFTLFTGQWADLPLEEVCRLARDFGYDGLELACWGDHFEVDKALADPSYVDGRRALLEKYGLKCWAISNHLVGQAVCDHPIDERHQAIVPARIWGDGEPEGVRQRAARELADTARAAGALGVDTVIGFTGSSIWHLVAMFPPVPERMVDRGFEDFAERWNPILDVFDAEGVRFAHEVHPSEIAYDYWTTQRALEAVDHRPAFGLNFDPSHFVWQDLDPVGFLWDFRDRIYHVDCKEARKRLDGRNGRLGSHLPWGDPRRGWDFVSAGHGDVPWEDVFRMLRSIGYAGPVSVEWEDAGMDRLTGAPEALSHLKRFDFDPPAASFDAAFGGDR, via the coding sequence GTGACCCGTCCCTTCACCCTCTTCACCGGCCAGTGGGCCGATCTGCCGCTGGAGGAGGTCTGCCGGCTCGCCCGCGACTTCGGCTACGACGGCCTCGAACTCGCCTGCTGGGGCGACCACTTCGAGGTCGACAAGGCCCTCGCCGATCCGTCGTACGTCGACGGCCGTCGGGCCCTTCTGGAGAAGTACGGCCTGAAGTGCTGGGCGATCTCCAACCATCTGGTGGGCCAGGCCGTCTGCGACCATCCGATCGACGAACGCCATCAGGCGATCGTGCCGGCCCGGATCTGGGGCGACGGCGAGCCCGAAGGTGTACGGCAGCGGGCGGCGCGCGAACTGGCCGACACCGCGCGGGCCGCCGGGGCCCTCGGCGTCGACACCGTCATCGGCTTCACCGGCTCGTCGATCTGGCATCTGGTGGCGATGTTCCCGCCGGTGCCGGAACGGATGGTCGACCGCGGCTTCGAGGACTTCGCGGAGCGCTGGAACCCGATCCTCGACGTCTTCGACGCCGAGGGCGTGCGCTTCGCCCACGAGGTCCATCCGAGCGAGATCGCGTACGACTACTGGACCACCCAGCGCGCCCTGGAGGCGGTGGACCACCGGCCGGCCTTCGGGCTCAACTTCGACCCGAGCCACTTCGTCTGGCAGGACCTGGACCCGGTCGGCTTCCTGTGGGACTTCCGTGACCGGATCTACCACGTGGACTGCAAGGAGGCCCGCAAGCGCCTCGACGGTCGCAACGGGCGGCTCGGCTCGCACCTTCCCTGGGGCGACCCGCGCCGCGGTTGGGACTTCGTCTCGGCCGGGCACGGCGACGTGCCCTGGGAGGACGTGTTCCGGATGCTCCGCTCGATCGGCTACGCGGGGCCCGTCTCGGTGGAGTGGGAGGACGCCGGGATGGACCGGCTCACCGGCGCTCCGGAAGCGCTCTCCCATCTGAAGCGGTTCGACTTCGACCCGCCGGCAGCCTCCTTCGACGCCGCGTTCGGCGGCGATCGGTAG